GTGATGGACCTGACGGCGGAGTTCTACCTGCAGACCGTCGACACGGTGTTCGTGCGCCACGCCTTGCCGAAGGGCGAAATGACCCATCGCGGCGAGGCCGTCGATCCGAGCCTCATCCGCAACGTCGCCCTGTTCACCGTCGAGGGTGAGAACGACGATATTTCCGGTCTCGGCCAGACCCAGGCCGCGCACGATCTTTGCGCGAACATCCCAGCCGACAGGCAAGCCCACTACATGCAGCCGGCCGTCGGCCATTATGGCGTCTTCAACGGCTCGCGGTTCCGGTCCGAGATCGTGCCGCGCATCGTCGACTTCATCGCCAGCTATGGCCGCCAGACCCGGGTGGCGGCGAAGCCGAAGCTGGTCCGCTCCGCCAAGAGCTGAGCAAGGCGCCGAAACGCTTGCCCGGCGGCTATGCTTGCGCTGGCGGGTCGCATGCCTTGGTGATCGGCCGAGACACCCGCTGCCTCGTTATCCTAGGGCGGAGCAAGGAGCGAAGCGACGCAGCGCAGACCCAAGGATCCGTGCCGTTACATACGAATGGTGCAGCGGTGCAGAACAACCTCCGTCTTGCGCCGCCTTTGCTCTTCGCGCAACCTCACGACACGGATTCCAGGGTCTCCGCGACGGAGCTTCGCTCCTGCTTCGCCCTTGAATGACGAGGAGGCGTCCGCGCCGGTTAGGGAAGCTAACGGCGGGCGGCTTGCGGCGTTCGCCGACGGCGCTGTTGCGAAAGTGCCGCTGTCAGCATCGCGCGGGTAACCATGCCGTCAAACTAGCCGTTGTCTCTAATTGACACGGACTGTAAATCGCCTTTAACGTTTCGTTAATAAAAGAACAGGGCGGACCGGGGGACAATGACTTCCTCACCGATGACGCGGATGCTGCGCTTGTGCGCAGTCGCAGGGTTGGCGATCTCGGCCCACTGGGCGGTGCCGGCATCGGCGGCGGGCGCCATGGCCACCGGCGGCCTGACCTCGCAGCCGATCGGACACTACGATTTCTGCAAGGCGTATCCGAGTGAATGCAACATCCGCCCGGCCAATCTCGCGCCGGCCACGATGACCGACGGCCTGTGGCGCAGGCTGATCAGCGTGACCGCCAAGGTCAACGCCGCCGTCAAGCCGATGAGCGATCTCGACAATTACGGCAAGGACGAGGTCTGGACCTATCCGGACAACGGCTTCGGCGACTGCGAGGACTATGTGCTGGAAAAACGGCGCGAG
The window above is part of the Mesorhizobium sp. WSM4904 genome. Proteins encoded here:
- a CDS encoding transglutaminase-like cysteine peptidase is translated as MTSSPMTRMLRLCAVAGLAISAHWAVPASAAGAMATGGLTSQPIGHYDFCKAYPSECNIRPANLAPATMTDGLWRRLISVTAKVNAAVKPMSDLDNYGKDEVWTYPDNGFGDCEDYVLEKRRELYRMGMSLADLLITVVRKPDGEGHSVLTVRTDKGDYILDNLTDKVKAWDATGYRYLKRQAIDNTGRWVSIRDGQPVLVGSVQ